The genomic interval ttgcaacaaactgttctgtgaaaattgaatttaaatccGAAggcactgccagatttctggattgggctccgctcagagtatcctgcctttggcaaatcgcgctgttaagacactgatgccctttgcaaccacgtacctatgtgagagtggattctcggccctcactagcatgagaactaaatacaggcacaaactgtgtgtggaaaatgatttaagactgagcctctctccaatacaacccaacattgcagagttatgtgcatccccTCAAGCACAcctttctcattaacctgtggtgagttatacAAATAAGgctttatatgtaagatggttaaataaagagcaaaatgattgattatttgtgccctgggcctataagagctctttgtcacttcccacaagcctgGTTGTGAaaaacactcattcttatgttaataaatgtatcgtatagtgtgtgtgtcaggcatACAATGATGGCAAAGATCTACACTTGAgtgagctgaccctggtgcttgAGGGGTtgcgcagctggaggttgaatgtttaaaGAGGTACGGGACTATGAAAAGTTTGGAGACCACAACCCTAGACCGACTCCAATTtgtatactgccccaacagatccacagataacgcaatctcaatcgcactccacactgccttttcccacctggagaaaaggaacacctatgtgagaatgctgttcattgactacagctcagcgttcaacaccatagtgcccacgaagctcatcactaagctaaggaccctgggactaaacacctccctctgcaactgtatcctggacttcctgatgggccgcccccaggtgataagggcaggcaacacgtctgccatgctgatcctcaacactggggcccctcatggGGTGTGTAATTAGTTCCCtcccgtactccctgttcatccacgactgcgtggccaaacacgactccaacaccatcattaagttcgcTGACAACAAcagtggtatgcctgatcaccgacgatgagacagcctatagggaggtggtcagggaaccgtcagtgtggtgccaagacaacaacctctccctcaatgtgagcaagacaaaggagccgattgtggactacaggaaaagcgggctaaacaggcccccattaacatcaatggggctgtagtggagcgggtcgagagtttcaaattccttggcgtccacatgaCCAACGAACTATCagtgtccaaacacaccaagacagtcgtgaagagggcactacCAAACCTtttcccccctcaggaaactgaaaagatttggcatgggtgcccagatcctcaaaaagttctacagctgcaccatcaagagcatcctgactggttgcatcgccgcctggtatggcaactgctcggcatctgaccgtaaggtgctacagagggtagtgcgtatggcccagtacatcactggggccaagcttcctgcaatccaggacctatatactagggggtgtaagaggaaagcccataaacttgtcagagactccagtcacccaggtcatagactgttcttccTGTTCTTTCATCAGttataaggtcctcaatcagctttctgaattgcaCATAGCGGCATCAAAACAAATTTAACaacattttgaagattgttccacaaGTAAGGTGCAAGAAAACTAAAAGCTGATGTACCTActaactcagtagagaccaaaggaGTTTCCAGAGTTAACCATCCCGGAGACCGGGTGTGGTAAACAGGTTAGGTACGGTGAGACTttttgtaaaagggctttataaatgaaaacaGCAATTTATTTACCTACGtgacagagggccaaccaacttgctggtagagaatgcagtgatgacatcacagagggtcaaccaactttctggtagagaatgcagtgatgacgtcacagagggccaaccaacttgctggtagagaatgcagtgatgacgtcacagagggccaaccaacttgcTGGTAGGGAATGCAGTGATGACGtcacagagggccaaccaacttgcTGGTAGGGAATCCCGTAATAAAGAGCAGtgcgctatgataaactgcatctaacggctttaatgaagtggcagctaCGTTCATATACAaaccattcggaaagtattccgacccctttcattcttccacattttgttacattagtcttattctaaaatggataaaatcattttttttttcatcGTCACTCTACATGTCACtctcccataatgacaaagcaaaaacaggtttttagaaatttttgcaaatttatttaaaataatacatttacataagtattcagaccctttactcagtactttgttgaagcacctttggcagcgattacagcctcgagccttcttggatatgacgctacaagcttggcacacctgtatttggggattttcccccattcttctctgcagatcctctcaagctctgtcaggttggatggggagcgtcgctgcacagctattttcaggtctctccagagattttcgattgggttcaagtccgggctctggctgggccactcaaggacattcagagacttgtcccgaagccactcctgggttgtcttggctgtgtgcttagggtttttgtcctgttggaaggtgaacctttgacccagtctaaggtcctgagcactctggagcaggttttcatcaaggatctctctgtacttttctccgttcagctctccctcaatcctgactagtctcccagtccctgcagctgaaaaacatccccacagcatgatgctgccaccaccatgcttcaccatagggatggtgatgtgacgcttggcattcatgccaaagagttcaatcttggtttcatcagaccaaagaatcttgtttctcatggtctgagagtcctttaggtgccttttggcaaactccaagcgggctgtcatgttttttttactgaggagtggcttccgtctgaccactgtaccataaaggcctgattggtggagtgctgcagagatgggaaaaccttcaagaaggacaagcatctccacagacgaactctggagctttgtcagagtgaccatcgggttcttggtcacctccctgaccaaggcccttctccccaaatTGCTAAGTTTGGtcggtcggccagctctaggaagagtcttggtggttccaaacttcttccatttaagaatgatggaggccactgtgttcttggggaccttcaatgctgcagaaattttttggtacccttccccagatctgtgcctcaacacaatcctgtctcggagctctacagaccaTTCCTTTGACTTTACGCCtcgttttttgctctgacatgcaccgtctACACCACTATTGTCCTCCGTATCCTCAACAGCTatcttttctccctcctcctcttggaCAATTACCTTGAAAGCACAGGTAGGCTTCCCTCCAATGGATATTCTCTCATGACTTTTAAGACTTCTTAGCTGAGTGAATCCCTCCCCACACAGAGAGCAGTGGCAAGGTTTCTTCCCTGTATGTACTCTTTTATGTGTTATGCTTCCAGAATGACCGAAGCTCTTCCCACATTTggtgcagtggtaaggcttctctccactaTGTACCATCTCATGCCTCGTGAGGTTGACTTTTAcactgaaactcttcccacatgtgGCACTGTGGAATGGTTTCTCTTGAGTGTGTACACTCTGATGATTCTTTAGATTACCTGAGGAActgaaactctttccacattgaggGCAGGGGTAACTCCCACGACCAGGTAGTCTTGATATACGTGGGTCAACTACAACACTattttcctcctcttcccccttttCCTTATCGATTTCcttctcatcctcttcctcctctttgacAATCACATTGAAAGTACAGgtaggcttctctccagtgtgtgatTTCTTATGAGTTTTCAGGTCTCCTGCTCTTCTGAAACACTTCCCACAAAGAGAGCAATGGTAAGGTTTCTCCCATGTATGTAGTCGCTGATGTTCCTTAAGGCTTTCTGAAtgattgaagctcttcccacatgtGGTGccgtggtaaggcttctctccactaTGTACTCTCTCATGTCTCTTAAGGTTTACTTTCTCACTGAAACTTTTCCCACATGCGGAGCAGTCAAAAGGTTTTTCTCCAGTGTGTACTCTCTGATGATTCTTTAGAAAAGTTGAGGAACTGAAACACTTTCCACATTGAGGACAGGGGTAACTCCCACAATCAGGTAGTATTGATGCTATGGAACTGGGCTTGTTGACTGAGTCTGGGTTGGGGCTCTCTCCTGTAAGAATATGAACATAGATAGGataagaaacagacagagagaaacaaagtATTTAAGTTTAATAGGATTCAGTCATTAGGATTAACAGAGTATTGAAAGAAATACTTTGCAAGGGGCTTGTTGCATCACACATAGATAATACAATTGTCAAATTACAATGGTCGGTAGTCATTTTTGTTTTGGCACTCGCCTTCCCTCTTACACATACAGAAgcctgaggggtatactacaaaccagaatcaatgagttagccagctaacttgcctaAATATTTAGAAATAacaacttaaaaaaataaaataagataTGATAGACATTGTCATGGTCTAATTAACTCAACAACCAAAAACATATCTAAGTTTACATTTATTAATGAACCAGAAAATCAATAGCTATTTCGggttgtttatcaaagttagctgaCTAACTCATTGCTTTGTAGTTTACCTCTCTGAACCAAAGAGGTTGTTAGCCTGAATTTACCCGAGTCcctgtcatcctctctctcttcctcctccccctcattgatttctctctcctcctcctcctctttgacaaTCACATTGAGTTCCACTGTTTGATTGCAGTCACCCAGCTTCACTGACAGCATCTCTGGAGCCCGCTGTGAGCTTCTCTGGGCTGGAACACCACAACCAGAACCTGGTTCAGACATGGTAGGCTGGATAGATCTGAAAGAGGAGACCGAAAGAGTTGAATGTGAGACTTTCAAACCTAGATTGTGGTATAGCTCTGGAAAATACCAAAATGTATCTAAGCTAGCTAACCACACATCCCGTCCATCAGGAACACCTTTTCCATAAAAAAAAGATCAGAAAGCATCAGACAAACTAAATTAATaaagttgatttgattaaaacatagTATatgtctacagtggggagaacaagtatttgataacctgcaaaatcagcagtgtttcctacttacaaagcatgtagaggtctgtaatttttttcataggtacacttcaactgtgagagacggaatctaaaacaaaaatccagaaaatcacattgtatgatttaagtaattaatttgcattttattttaataattttgcaattaaatgcaaattaattacttaaaaatcatacaatgtgattttctggatttttgttttagattccgtctctcacagttgaagtgtacatatgataaaaattacagacctctacatgctttgtaagtaggaaaacctgcaaaatcgtcagtgtatcaaatacttgttctccccactgtatatatggagAAGTTAAAAGAACAGACAGAGTTGTCTGTTCTTTTAACTTCTCCATATATAGACATATACTATGTTTTAATCAAATATATTAATTTAGCTCTTTATGTGAGACGTATGCATCGTATGCACGTGACCGATAGGGCCTGACCAATAGCATAtcataaattggttataacaaactccaAACACCATAACTGCAAAAATGGACGCAGAGGATGTTTACTGTTTGGAACAATGTtaacaacacaatacattaagcATACCAGAGAGTCCTGTAACGTGATTCTTTTTTTTGtcaagcctttattacagcaaagaaAACAGTCACATTCATTTGCGAATGCAATTACCCGAAAATGGAAGagtttatttattgtttaagctaattattcaaggctcgctttattttattttaactaaaatgcttgattgcatttcaaatcatgaatgacttgtatgctgtgtgatgacaaGAACGAACAAATCATTGATTGACATAGTAGCTTATATAAGCACCGGTACACTACTACCAAgtaggcgctatttttcagatgttgccctaccggagtagcacagtattgttgaaacgcaTCCATGAGCTACTTTctatgggcgtcactgctattagcttcacaactGACATATGGACCAGAGATGAGCATTCAGAGTCTGACAGCAAAGTGGGTCGACAAGGATTTCGTACTGAGAAAAAGCCGTATTGCTCAAGAATGTcctggttctcataccgctgctgccatttcaaaaTGGCATGAGAGAACATATTTGAAACTTAAAGCATGAACACTCCTAGCTCCATTcaaacaactgactcgagaaacAAGCTCATCAACTGCATCTGCAGATACCCTCATGGCCTGCTCAACAAAAACCCACAGTCTGTGTCGGCAGTTAACTTGGAAAAGTACTAATCTGTGAACAAACaattcggtggcattctctctgagcctctttacgGCTTCGCCACCATGTTCGCACCATGTTCGATGCTAGCTACAAGGACCGCtactacttcgatgcagacaagaaacagggtttacgtgaaatgttagacacagctggacaagatcgAAATggacagtgcgcaccgaggaagagaaGCCACGGACAaaacagagctgaaacttcactgcttgacatatATGATGAAATCCAGGTTGAGACGGAACAATGAAAACAGCacaagtgaaagaaataggttttgattatgttttacggGTAATGGGGAAATACGTAAATGCCCCAAAAGATAACTTCTTGCTCAGTGTGTGCGTTTCAACTATTTAATAGAATGCTTAAATGGACTTTTTTTAAATATTGGTATCGTTTTTTAAAGGCAGGGAAAATATCGGAtattggccaaaaatgtcatatcggtgcagcCCTAATCAAAACCATAGAAAACTCCCCATGGCAGCCTAAAAAAGTAGATGAATTTGTCACTAGACTAAAATCAATAAAAATAGCAAAGGGTCTACAAACTAAATGCAGCAACAAAGTCCCTAACTTGCCAGCAGCTTCCACATCGTGCAGAACATCATTGATAGACCCAACTTTTCTGAATAACAAGAAACTTTATTGGACCTTCATTAGAACGTCTTGGTTCTGTTAACTGATTGACTGGGTCAGCGGAGAGACCATGCTCTTGATCAATCAACCATCCCTTAAGCTTACCATATGCTTCCCAGTAGaaacacttgagaaatactgctccaaacatcttagttagatgaaCAATTGAGCGACTAATACCTCTTCAGTAAACTCAAAGAAAAGATTTCTTGATTTATTTTAGATTGATttggactattttgaggaagtgttacTGTACCAAGTAATACCAGTAATagcaaacattagaaacaccgtcataatattgagttgcaccctcagaacagcctcaattcatcagagcatggactctacaagatgtcaaaagcgttccatctcgccgggaagaagaagggtgggggtgtatgtttcatgattaacaactcatggtgtaattgtaacatagaggaactcaagtccttttgttcacctgacatagaattcctcacaatcaaacgCACACCGTATTaactcccaagagaattctcgttggttattgtcacagccgtgtatatccccacTCAAGCCAATACCATgacagccctcaaggaacttcactagacttcatgcaaactgaaaaccatatatcctgaggcagcatttattgtaactggggattttaacaaagcaaatttgagaacaaggctacctaaatactATCAGCACATTGATTGCAGCACTCGCgctggcaaaacactggatcactgctcctttaacttccgcgatgcatacaaggccctcccccgccctcctttcggcaaatctgaccacaactcaaTTTTTCTCCTccattcctataggcagaaactcaaacaggatgtacccgtgataaggactattcaacggtagtctgaccaatcggattccacgcttcaagattgttttgttGGTCTTCTGTTGGATTTATCTAGAGTTATGCACAAAATGGATTTATTCATAATATAATTAAATTTACCATTCAAACGAGTTATCAACATCCATTTATGGAAAATGATCCGACGAGTTTAATGAAGTAGAATATTATTTTATCTTgcgaaatatgcacatttttggaTTACATTGTTGGAAACTGATAATTGACTTATAAAATGTTACAAATAAACATACTAAAACATGTTTAAGGAAATGTTAGCAGACTTAGAATTTTGTTTAGCAATATCAAAAAAGTTAATGGTTAATAGGCTTAGTAGCACAAATAATATTATAGCATTGACAATATTGTTAACAGCATTAAGAGTAATGGTTACTAGATAGCTATGGAAACAGtaatacaaataaaacatttatgctactgttaatattattattattattatataggcTGCTAAGGTCATAAAAAATATTGAATGTAACAAACAAAAATCTAAATAGTAATATTAGAATAAACGTTAGAAAACATTAAAAAACCATTGTTATTTAGCGCATTCGTATTGCAGAATGTTCGGTATGTTTGACATTGGACATGCATATTGCACTGTACATAATTGCCTGTACGTTGTGTCACagtaagggagggggggggtccaTTCTACTCAGGAGCACCTTTAGTTTTTAAATCCACAGAGGTAACACCCCTTTTGTGGGCCTTAAAGAGTGGCCAATCAGCATAAATCCAAGAGGTTTTTTCTCCATATTAGACACAAACTTTTAGGTCAAACTCTTCCGTTTTGTATGCTATGGACTTTAGTTTGTTGGCTGGACCCTGGTTTTATGGACACACAATCGATTATGTACGGTACAATATTTATGTCCAATATGAAACAAGTGGATTTAAAATGATTGGCGTCTCTTTAATATTAACTCTTAAAATAAAATTGCTATAGTTCATTTTTACAGATTTTTTTTGAGATGCAAAGTCAAATTGAAAACAGTATTGGTATTGTTGAATTAGATTTTCATAATATAAAGCTAGGACTGGTGGTTTGATTAGCTAAACAAGCAACTCTGTTTGGTTACCacagcaactactgtagctatttagtaaacttgctagctacttcagtggatgttgaacacatttctaccggcaaatgtgttaaattatagccatggtataaaagagATAATCAACTATAGCCATGGTATAACAGAGATAATCAACTATAGCCATGGTATTAAAGGGATAATCAACGCAgggctctatgcgttctctggaataTAGGTCAGTTGTATCAGTCCCGAAAACACCATCCACatcattcattattttacatagaACACATAACCCTCGTTGATTATCCCGTAAGTACACCGCGGGTGTGATAAGACCAATATTTTTACTGGTCAAATTACTTtagttaaccagtttataatagcataaGGCACCTCGGAGGTTTGCGTTTttttaaaacctttatttaactaggcatgtcagttaagaacgaatgttttatttacaatgacaacctacaccggccaaacgcggacgactctgggccaattgtgcgacgccctaTGGTACACCCAATCGCGGATGATTG from Salvelinus alpinus chromosome 2, SLU_Salpinus.1, whole genome shotgun sequence carries:
- the LOC139545999 gene encoding uncharacterized protein, translating into MSEPGSGCGVPAQRSSQRAPEMLSVKLGDCNQTVELNVIVKEEEEEREINEGEEEEREDDRDSGESPNPDSVNKPSSIASILPDCGSYPCPQCGKCFSSSTFLKNHQRVHTGEKPFDCSACGKSFSEKVNLKRHERVHSGEKPYHGTTCGKSFNHSESLKEHQRLHTWEKPYHCSLCGKCFRRAGDLKTHKKSHTGEKPTCTFNVIVKEEEEDEKEIDKEKGEEEENSVVVDPRISRLPGRGSYPCPQCGKSFSSSGNLKNHQSVHTQEKPFHSATCGKSFSVKVNLTRHEMVHSGEKPYHCTKCGKSFGHSGSITHKRVHTGKKPCHCSLCGEGFTQLRSLKSHERISIGGKPTCAFKVIVQEEEGEKIAVEDTEDNSGVDGACQSKKRGVKSKEWSVELRDRIVLRHRSGEGYQKISAALKVPKNTVASIILKWKKFGTTKTLPRAGRPTKLSNLGRRALVREVTKNPMVTLTKLQSSSVEMLVLLEGFPISAALHQSGLYGTVVRRKPLLSKKNMTARLEFAKRHLKDSQTMRNKILWSDETKIELFGMNAKRHITIPMVKHGGGSIMLWGCFSAAGTGRLVRIEGELNGEKYREILDENLLQSAQDLRLGQRFTFQQDKNPKHTAKTTQEWLRDKSLNVLEWPSQSPDLNPIENLWRDLKIAVQRRSPSNLTELERICREEWGKIPKYRCAKLVASYPRRLEAVIAAKGASTKY